One Cupriavidus oxalaticus genomic region harbors:
- a CDS encoding efflux RND transporter permease subunit, with amino-acid sequence MNLSKFFIDRPIFAGVLSVLIFLIGAISMFKLPISEYPEVVPPSVVVRAQYPGANPKVIAETVASPLEEQINGVEDMLYMSSQSNSDGLLTLTVTFKLGTDPDKAQQLVQNRVSQAEPRLPEDVRRLGITTVKSSPDLTMVVHLVSPNDRYDMTYLRNYAVINVKDRLARIQGVGQVQLFGSGDYAMRVWLNPEKMAERQLATGDVIKAIREQNVQVAAGVIGQSPSLPGADLQLSVNAQGRLGTVEEFGDIVVRTSADGAVTYLKDVARIELGASEYALRSLLDNKPAVAIPIFQAPGSNAIQISDDVRKTMEELKQNFPDGIDYSIVYDPTQFVRHSIEAVTHTLFEAIALVVLVVILFLQTWRASIIPLLAVPVSIVGTFGLMHAFGFSINALSLFGLVLAIGIVVDDAIVVVENVERNIEEGLTPKEATYKAMREVSGPIIAIALTLIAVFVPLAFMTGLTGQFYKQFALTISISTIISAFNSLTLSPALSALLLKSHDAPKDWLSRGMDRVFGGFFKRFNNFFGRSAESYGRGVKGVIRRKGSVFGVYAVMLALTWGVFQLVPKGFVPAQDKQYLVSFAKLPDGATLDRTEDVIRKMSEIALKHPGVESAVAFPGLSINGFTNSPSAGIVFATLKPFDERKSAELSGAAIAADLNQKYGAIQDAFIAVFPPPPVQGLGTIGGFKLMIEDRAALGYDALFEATNAFAGKARATPELAGIFSNYQVNVPQLDVRLDRVKAKQLGVPVTEVFDTLQTYLGSAYVNDFNKFGRTYQVKVQADAPFRAHAEDILQLKTRNAAGDMVPLSSLVQVKQGFGPDSVVRYNGFTAADMNGGPAPGFSSGQAQAAAERIAAETLPKGIKFEWTELTYQDILAGNAGVWIFPLCVLLVFLVLAAQYESLTLPLAVILIVPMSLLAAMTGVWLTQGDNNIFTQIGFIVLVGLSAKNAILIVEFARELEHHGRTVVQAAIEASRLRLRPILMTSFAFIMGVVPLVVSSGAGSEMRHAMGVAVFAGMLGVTFFGLFLTPVFYVALRLLATRGQRRAQTAQVEHQAVASAE; translated from the coding sequence ATGAATCTCTCTAAATTCTTTATCGACCGCCCCATCTTCGCGGGGGTGCTGTCGGTGCTGATCTTCCTGATTGGCGCCATCTCGATGTTCAAGCTGCCGATCTCGGAATACCCGGAAGTGGTGCCGCCGTCGGTGGTGGTGCGCGCGCAGTATCCGGGCGCCAACCCGAAGGTGATCGCCGAAACCGTGGCTTCGCCGCTGGAAGAGCAGATCAACGGTGTCGAGGACATGCTGTACATGTCGTCGCAGTCCAACAGCGACGGCCTGCTCACGCTGACCGTGACCTTCAAGCTGGGCACCGACCCGGACAAGGCCCAGCAGCTGGTGCAGAACCGCGTCTCGCAGGCCGAGCCGCGCCTGCCGGAAGACGTGCGCCGCCTCGGCATCACCACGGTCAAGAGCTCGCCGGACCTGACCATGGTGGTCCACCTGGTCTCGCCCAACGACCGCTACGACATGACGTACCTGCGCAACTACGCGGTGATCAACGTCAAGGACCGCCTCGCGCGGATCCAGGGCGTAGGCCAGGTGCAGCTGTTCGGCTCGGGCGACTACGCCATGCGCGTGTGGCTCAACCCCGAGAAGATGGCCGAGCGCCAGCTCGCCACCGGCGACGTGATCAAGGCCATCCGCGAGCAGAACGTGCAGGTGGCGGCCGGCGTGATCGGCCAGTCGCCGTCGCTGCCGGGCGCCGACCTGCAGCTGTCGGTCAATGCGCAGGGCCGCCTGGGCACGGTGGAGGAGTTCGGCGATATCGTCGTGCGCACCTCCGCCGACGGCGCGGTGACCTACCTGAAGGACGTTGCCCGCATCGAGCTGGGCGCGTCCGAGTACGCGCTGCGCTCGCTGCTGGACAACAAGCCGGCGGTGGCCATCCCGATCTTCCAGGCACCGGGCTCCAACGCCATCCAGATCTCGGATGACGTGCGCAAGACCATGGAAGAGCTCAAGCAGAACTTCCCGGACGGCATCGACTACAGCATCGTCTACGACCCCACACAGTTCGTGCGCCACTCGATCGAGGCGGTGACGCATACGCTGTTCGAGGCCATCGCGCTGGTGGTGCTGGTGGTGATCCTGTTCCTGCAGACGTGGCGCGCATCGATCATCCCGCTGCTGGCGGTGCCGGTGTCGATCGTCGGTACCTTCGGGCTGATGCATGCGTTCGGCTTCTCGATCAACGCGCTGAGTCTGTTCGGGCTGGTGCTGGCGATCGGGATCGTGGTCGACGATGCGATCGTGGTGGTGGAGAATGTCGAGCGCAACATCGAGGAAGGGCTGACGCCGAAGGAGGCCACCTACAAGGCCATGCGCGAAGTCAGCGGCCCCATCATCGCCATCGCGCTGACGCTGATCGCCGTGTTCGTGCCGCTGGCCTTCATGACTGGCCTGACCGGGCAGTTCTACAAGCAGTTCGCGCTGACGATCTCGATCTCGACCATCATCTCCGCGTTCAACTCGCTGACGCTGTCGCCGGCGCTGTCGGCCCTGCTGCTGAAGAGCCATGACGCGCCCAAGGACTGGCTGTCGCGCGGCATGGACCGCGTGTTCGGCGGCTTCTTCAAGCGCTTCAACAACTTCTTCGGCCGCAGCGCGGAAAGCTATGGCCGCGGCGTGAAGGGCGTGATCCGCCGCAAGGGTTCGGTGTTCGGCGTCTATGCGGTGATGCTGGCGCTGACCTGGGGCGTGTTCCAGCTGGTGCCGAAGGGCTTCGTGCCGGCGCAGGACAAGCAGTACCTGGTCAGCTTTGCCAAGCTGCCCGACGGCGCCACGCTGGACCGCACCGAGGACGTGATCCGCAAGATGAGCGAGATCGCGCTGAAGCATCCGGGCGTGGAATCGGCGGTGGCCTTCCCGGGTCTGTCGATCAACGGCTTTACCAACAGCCCGAGCGCCGGCATCGTGTTCGCCACGCTCAAGCCGTTCGACGAGCGCAAGAGCGCAGAGCTGTCGGGCGCGGCCATTGCCGCCGACCTGAACCAGAAGTACGGGGCGATTCAGGATGCCTTTATCGCGGTGTTCCCGCCGCCGCCCGTGCAGGGCCTGGGCACCATCGGCGGCTTCAAGCTGATGATCGAGGATCGCGCCGCGCTGGGCTATGACGCGCTGTTCGAGGCGACCAATGCGTTCGCCGGCAAGGCGCGCGCCACGCCCGAACTGGCCGGCATCTTCAGCAACTACCAGGTCAACGTGCCGCAGCTCGACGTCAGGCTCGACCGCGTCAAGGCCAAGCAGCTGGGCGTGCCGGTGACGGAGGTGTTCGATACGCTGCAGACCTATCTGGGCTCGGCCTACGTCAACGACTTCAACAAGTTCGGCCGGACCTACCAGGTCAAGGTGCAGGCGGATGCGCCGTTCCGCGCCCATGCCGAGGACATCCTGCAGCTGAAGACGCGCAACGCCGCCGGCGACATGGTGCCGCTGTCGTCGCTGGTGCAGGTGAAGCAGGGCTTCGGTCCGGACAGCGTAGTGCGTTACAACGGCTTCACCGCCGCCGACATGAACGGCGGGCCCGCGCCCGGCTTCTCGTCGGGGCAGGCGCAGGCCGCCGCCGAGCGCATCGCCGCGGAAACGCTGCCCAAGGGCATCAAGTTCGAATGGACCGAGCTGACCTACCAGGACATCCTGGCCGGCAATGCGGGGGTGTGGATTTTCCCGCTGTGCGTGCTGCTGGTGTTTCTGGTGCTGGCTGCCCAGTATGAAAGCCTGACGCTGCCGCTGGCGGTGATCCTGATCGTGCCGATGAGCTTGCTGGCGGCGATGACCGGTGTGTGGCTGACGCAAGGCGACAACAACATCTTCACGCAGATCGGTTTCATCGTATTGGTGGGGCTATCCGCGAAGAACGCGATCCTGATCGTGGAGTTTGCGCGCGAGCTGGAGCATCACGGCCGCACCGTGGTGCAGGCCGCGATCGAAGCCAGCCGCCTGCGCCTGCGCCCGATCCTGATGACGTCGTTCGCTTTCATCATGGGCGTGGTGCCGCTGGTGGTGTCCAGCGGTGCGGGCTCGGAGATGCGCCATGCGATGGGCGTGGCGGTGTTCGCGGGGATGCTTGGTGTGACGTTCTTCGGGCTGTTTTTGACGCCGGTGTTTTATGTGGCGCTGCGGCTGCTGGCCACCCGTGGCCAGCGCCGCGCGCAGACGGCGCAAGTCGAACACCAGGCCGTGGCGTCGGCTGAATAA
- a CDS encoding efflux transporter outer membrane subunit, which yields MIAHITRQLPRIATLAAALILAGCSLAPTYKVPETATVPAYKEAEAAQAEGAQWKTATPAEGQHRGEWWKIFGDAELDRLMVAAGDSNQDLAIAAARLKQARAFTGATEADLYPQLSVGLDPTRSQPSAASQGLPDGTRVSPQTVLKARAFASYELDLFGRVASSVNAARAEGEAAEDLYRSVQLALQADVAQAYFALRTLDSERDLLNATIRLREDALKLLKKRYDAGETTDLDPARAEAELGTARADLAGIERRRANQEHALAVLTGVPPAAFSLPARPFDAAPIAIPAGLPSELLERRPDIAAAERQMAAANARIGVAKAAFFPRITLTGLFGFESADLSNLFKWSSRTWMLGPLIGSTIAQTVFDGGRNSSNLAGARAAHEESVAAYRQTVLVAFREVEDSLADVRWLSQQAGALDSALGGARRAARISRSRYDAGAVDYLAVIDADRTVLQSQREANAVAGLRAAATVSLVRRLGGGWGPVPETVTAAQPAQ from the coding sequence ATGATTGCCCACATCACAAGGCAGTTACCCCGAATCGCCACCCTGGCCGCCGCGCTGATCCTGGCCGGCTGCTCGCTGGCCCCGACCTACAAGGTGCCGGAGACCGCCACGGTGCCGGCCTACAAGGAAGCCGAGGCCGCGCAGGCAGAAGGCGCGCAATGGAAGACCGCGACGCCGGCCGAAGGCCAGCATCGCGGCGAATGGTGGAAGATCTTCGGCGACGCCGAGCTGGACCGCCTGATGGTTGCCGCGGGCGACTCCAACCAGGATCTCGCCATCGCCGCGGCGCGGCTGAAGCAGGCGCGCGCCTTCACCGGCGCGACCGAGGCGGATCTCTACCCGCAGCTCAGCGTGGGGCTCGATCCGACCCGCTCGCAGCCGTCGGCCGCGTCGCAAGGCCTGCCCGACGGCACGCGGGTCTCGCCGCAGACCGTGCTGAAGGCACGCGCCTTCGCCAGCTATGAGCTGGACCTGTTCGGCCGCGTGGCGTCCAGCGTCAATGCCGCCCGCGCCGAAGGCGAAGCCGCCGAGGACCTGTACCGCTCGGTGCAGCTCGCGCTGCAGGCCGACGTGGCGCAGGCGTATTTTGCGCTGCGCACGCTCGACAGCGAACGCGACCTGCTGAACGCCACCATCCGGCTGCGTGAAGACGCGCTGAAGCTGCTGAAGAAGCGCTACGACGCCGGCGAGACCACCGACCTCGACCCGGCCCGCGCCGAGGCCGAGCTTGGCACCGCGCGCGCCGACCTGGCCGGCATCGAGCGCCGCCGCGCCAACCAGGAGCATGCGCTGGCGGTGCTGACCGGCGTGCCGCCCGCGGCGTTCTCGCTGCCGGCGCGGCCGTTCGATGCCGCGCCGATCGCGATCCCGGCCGGACTGCCGTCCGAACTGCTGGAGCGGCGCCCGGACATCGCCGCGGCGGAGCGGCAGATGGCCGCTGCCAATGCCCGCATCGGCGTGGCCAAGGCGGCGTTCTTCCCGCGCATCACGCTGACTGGATTGTTCGGCTTTGAATCGGCCGACCTGTCCAACCTGTTCAAGTGGTCGTCGCGCACATGGATGCTGGGACCGCTGATCGGCTCGACCATCGCGCAGACGGTGTTCGACGGCGGCCGCAACAGTTCCAACCTGGCCGGCGCGCGTGCCGCGCACGAGGAGAGCGTGGCCGCGTACCGGCAGACCGTGCTGGTGGCCTTCCGCGAAGTCGAGGACAGCCTGGCCGACGTGCGCTGGCTGAGCCAGCAGGCGGGCGCGCTGGACAGCGCGCTGGGCGGGGCGCGCCGCGCGGCGCGGATCTCGCGCAGCCGCTACGATGCCGGCGCGGTCGACTACCTGGCCGTGATCGATGCCGACCGCACCGTGCTGCAGTCGCAGCGCGAAGCCAATGCGGTGGCCGGTTTGCGCGCTGCCGCAACGGTGTCGCTGGTCCGCCGGCTGGGCGGCGGCTGGGGGCCGGTGCCGGAGACGGTGACGGCCGCGCAGCCGGCGCAATGA
- a CDS encoding SRPBCC family protein — protein MNGITRACLGSAAMLRFRKPIWGLIFAALTVALLLVPLPWADRTSIHDEVVIARTPDEVFDYVSTPRHWPAWYPASGAVAGATDHPLRPGERVAESFIAGERSAVVIWTVTISQRPRIWAITGEVPGGRRAGTIIYKLTPAMTPSLTPSAESTRFEREFSYQSPTLLFALINRLMLRSRLQSESAEAVRRLKARLEAQQVP, from the coding sequence TTGAACGGCATTACCCGCGCGTGCCTGGGTTCCGCCGCCATGCTTCGCTTCAGGAAACCGATCTGGGGATTGATCTTTGCCGCGCTCACGGTGGCGCTGCTGCTGGTGCCATTGCCGTGGGCCGACCGCACCAGCATCCATGACGAAGTGGTGATCGCGCGCACCCCGGACGAGGTGTTCGACTATGTTTCCACCCCACGGCACTGGCCGGCCTGGTATCCCGCCTCTGGCGCGGTGGCGGGGGCGACTGACCATCCGCTGCGGCCCGGCGAGCGCGTGGCCGAAAGCTTCATTGCCGGCGAGCGCAGCGCCGTGGTCATCTGGACCGTCACCATCAGCCAGCGGCCGCGCATCTGGGCGATCACGGGCGAGGTGCCGGGCGGGCGCCGGGCCGGCACCATCATCTACAAGCTCACGCCGGCCATGACGCCGTCGCTGACGCCGTCGGCGGAAAGCACGCGTTTCGAACGGGAATTCAGCTACCAGTCGCCCACGCTGCTCTTTGCGCTGATCAACCGGCTGATGCTGCGCTCACGCCTGCAGTCCGAGTCCGCCGAGGCCGTCAGGCGCCTGAAGGCGAGGCTGGAAGCACAGCAGGTGCCATAG